In Sphaeramia orbicularis chromosome 12, fSphaOr1.1, whole genome shotgun sequence, the following proteins share a genomic window:
- the LOC115429904 gene encoding tubulin alpha-1C chain-like isoform X2, producing MRECISVHVGQAGVQMGNACWELYCLEHGIQPDGQMPSDKTLGGGDDSFNTFFSETGSGKHVPRAVFVDLEPTVIDEVRTGTYRQLFHPEQLITGKEDAANNYARGHYTIGKEIIDLVLDRIRKLADQCTGLQGFLVFHSFGGGTGSGFTSLLMERLSVDYGKKSKLEFSVYPAPQVSTAVVEPYNSILTTHTTLEHSDCAFMVDNEAIYDICRRNLDIERPSYTNLNRLIGQIVSSITASLRFDGALNVDLTEFQTNLVPYPRIHFPLATYAPVISAEKAYHEQLTVAEITNACFEPANQMVKCDPRHGKYMACCLLYRGDVVPKDVNAAIATIKTKRTIQFVDWCPTGFKVGINYQPPTVVPGGDLAKVQRAVCMLSNTTAIAEAWARLDHKFDLMYAKRAFVHWYVGEGMEEGEFSEAREDMAALEKDYEEVGVDSADGEEEEY from the exons ATG CGTGAGTGTATCTCTGTGCACGTGGGTCAGGCTGGAGTCCAGATGGGCAATGCATGCTGGGAGCTCTACTGCCTGGAGCACGGGATCCAGCCGGACGGACAGATGCCCAGTGATAAGACCCTCGGAGGAGGAGACGACTCCTTCAACACGTTCTTCAGTGAGACTGGGTCTGGAAAGCATGTCCCCAGAGCGGTCTTTGTGGATCTGGAGCCCACCGTCATCG ATGAGGTGCGGACAGGAACGTACCGGCAGCTGTTCCACCCTGAGCAGCTGATCACCGGTAAGGAGGACGCCGCCAACAACTACGCCCGTGGACACTACACCATCGGCAAAGAAATCATCGACCTGGTACTGGACAGGATCCGCAAACTG GCTGACCAGTGCACTGGACTTCAGGGCTTCCTGGTCTTCCACAGCTTCGGCGGCGGCACCGGCTCCGGCTTCACCTCTCTGCTGATGGAGCGTCTGTCTGTCGACTACGGCAAGAAGTCCAAGCTGGAGTTCTCGGTGTACCCGGCCCCCCAGGTGTCCACGGCTGTGGTGGAGCCCTACAACTCCATCCTGACCACCCACACCACCCTGGAGCACTCCGACTGCGCCTTCATGGTGGACAACGAAGCCATCTACGACATCTGCCGCAGGAACCTGGACATCGAGCGTCCTTCCTACACCAACCTGAACCGGCTGATCGGTCAGATCGTGTCCTCCATCACAGCTTCCCTGCGTTTCGACGGCGCCCTCAACGTGGATCTGACAGAGTTCCAGACCAACTTGGTTCCGTATCCCCGTATCCACTTCCCTCTGGCCACCTACGCTCCCGTCATCTCTGCTGAGAAGGCCTACCACGAGCAGCTGACCGTAGCTGAAATCACCAACGCCTGCTTTGAGCCGGCCAATCAGATGGTCAAGTGTGACCCTCGCCACGGTAAATACATGGCCTGCTGCCTCCTGTACCGCGGTGACGTGGTTCCCAAAGATGTCAACGCAGCCATCGCCACCATCAAGACCAAGCGCACCATCCAGTTTGTGGACTGGTGCCCCACTGGTTTCAAGGTGGGCATCAACTACCAGCCGCCCACCGTGGTTCCTggaggagacctggccaaggtccAGAGGGCCGTGTGCATGTTGAGCAACACCACCGCCATCGCCGAGGCCTGGGCCCGACTGGACCACAAGTTTGACCTGATGTACGCCAAGCGCGCCTTCGTCCACTGGTACGTAGGCGAGGGGATGGAGGAGGGAGAGTTCTCTGAGGCCAGAGAGGACATGGCCGCTCTGGAGAAGGACTACGAGGAGGTGGGAGTTGATTCAGCCGACGGGGAGGAAGAAGAGT ACTGA
- the LOC115429904 gene encoding tubulin alpha-1C chain-like isoform X1, which yields MRECISVHVGQAGVQMGNACWELYCLEHGIQPDGQMPSDKTLGGGDDSFNTFFSETGSGKHVPRAVFVDLEPTVIDEVRTGTYRQLFHPEQLITGKEDAANNYARGHYTIGKEIIDLVLDRIRKLADQCTGLQGFLVFHSFGGGTGSGFTSLLMERLSVDYGKKSKLEFSVYPAPQVSTAVVEPYNSILTTHTTLEHSDCAFMVDNEAIYDICRRNLDIERPSYTNLNRLIGQIVSSITASLRFDGALNVDLTEFQTNLVPYPRIHFPLATYAPVISAEKAYHEQLTVAEITNACFEPANQMVKCDPRHGKYMACCLLYRGDVVPKDVNAAIATIKTKRTIQFVDWCPTGFKVGINYQPPTVVPGGDLAKVQRAVCMLSNTTAIAEAWARLDHKFDLMYAKRAFVHWYVGEGMEEGEFSEAREDMAALEKDYEEVGVDSADGEEEEY from the exons ATG CGTGAGTGTATCTCTGTGCACGTGGGTCAGGCTGGAGTCCAGATGGGCAATGCATGCTGGGAGCTCTACTGCCTGGAGCACGGGATCCAGCCGGACGGACAGATGCCCAGTGATAAGACCCTCGGAGGAGGAGACGACTCCTTCAACACGTTCTTCAGTGAGACTGGGTCTGGAAAGCATGTCCCCAGAGCGGTCTTTGTGGATCTGGAGCCCACCGTCATCG ATGAGGTGCGGACAGGAACGTACCGGCAGCTGTTCCACCCTGAGCAGCTGATCACCGGTAAGGAGGACGCCGCCAACAACTACGCCCGTGGACACTACACCATCGGCAAAGAAATCATCGACCTGGTACTGGACAGGATCCGCAAACTG GCTGACCAGTGCACTGGACTTCAGGGCTTCCTGGTCTTCCACAGCTTCGGCGGCGGCACCGGCTCCGGCTTCACCTCTCTGCTGATGGAGCGTCTGTCTGTCGACTACGGCAAGAAGTCCAAGCTGGAGTTCTCGGTGTACCCGGCCCCCCAGGTGTCCACGGCTGTGGTGGAGCCCTACAACTCCATCCTGACCACCCACACCACCCTGGAGCACTCCGACTGCGCCTTCATGGTGGACAACGAAGCCATCTACGACATCTGCCGCAGGAACCTGGACATCGAGCGTCCTTCCTACACCAACCTGAACCGGCTGATCGGTCAGATCGTGTCCTCCATCACAGCTTCCCTGCGTTTCGACGGCGCCCTCAACGTGGATCTGACAGAGTTCCAGACCAACTTGGTTCCGTATCCCCGTATCCACTTCCCTCTGGCCACCTACGCTCCCGTCATCTCTGCTGAGAAGGCCTACCACGAGCAGCTGACCGTAGCTGAAATCACCAACGCCTGCTTTGAGCCGGCCAATCAGATGGTCAAGTGTGACCCTCGCCACGGTAAATACATGGCCTGCTGCCTCCTGTACCGCGGTGACGTGGTTCCCAAAGATGTCAACGCAGCCATCGCCACCATCAAGACCAAGCGCACCATCCAGTTTGTGGACTGGTGCCCCACTGGTTTCAAGGTGGGCATCAACTACCAGCCGCCCACCGTGGTTCCTggaggagacctggccaaggtccAGAGGGCCGTGTGCATGTTGAGCAACACCACCGCCATCGCCGAGGCCTGGGCCCGACTGGACCACAAGTTTGACCTGATGTACGCCAAGCGCGCCTTCGTCCACTGGTACGTAGGCGAGGGGATGGAGGAGGGAGAGTTCTCTGAGGCCAGAGAGGACATGGCCGCTCTGGAGAAGGACTACGAGGAGGTGGGAGTTGATTCAGCCGACGGGGAGGAAGAAGAGTACTGA
- the LOC115429904 gene encoding tubulin alpha-1C chain-like isoform X3 → MRECISVHVGQAGVQMGNACWELYCLEHGIQPDGQMPSDKTLGGGDDSFNTFFSETGSGKHVPRAVFVDLEPTVIDEVRTGTYRQLFHPEQLITGKEDAANNYARGHYTIGKEIIDLVLDRIRKLADQCTGLQGFLVFHSFGGGTGSGFTSLLMERLSVDYGKKSKLEFSVYPAPQVSTAVVEPYNSILTTHTTLEHSDCAFMVDNEAIYDICRRNLDIERPSYTNLNRLIGQIVSSITASLRFDGALNVDLTEFQTNLVPYPRIHFPLATYAPVISAEKAYHEQLTVAEITNACFEPANQMVKCDPRHGKYMACCLLYRGDVVPKDVNAAIATIKTKRTIQFVDWCPTGFKVGINYQPPTVVPGGDLAKVQRAVCMLSNTTAIAEAWARLDHKFDLMYAKRAFVHWYVGEGMEEGEFSEAREDMAALEKDYEEVGVDSADGEEEEY, encoded by the exons ATG CGTGAGTGTATCTCTGTGCACGTGGGTCAGGCTGGAGTCCAGATGGGCAATGCATGCTGGGAGCTCTACTGCCTGGAGCACGGGATCCAGCCGGACGGACAGATGCCCAGTGATAAGACCCTCGGAGGAGGAGACGACTCCTTCAACACGTTCTTCAGTGAGACTGGGTCTGGAAAGCATGTCCCCAGAGCGGTCTTTGTGGATCTGGAGCCCACCGTCATCG ATGAGGTGCGGACAGGAACGTACCGGCAGCTGTTCCACCCTGAGCAGCTGATCACCGGTAAGGAGGACGCCGCCAACAACTACGCCCGTGGACACTACACCATCGGCAAAGAAATCATCGACCTGGTACTGGACAGGATCCGCAAACTG GCTGACCAGTGCACTGGACTTCAGGGCTTCCTGGTCTTCCACAGCTTCGGCGGCGGCACCGGCTCCGGCTTCACCTCTCTGCTGATGGAGCGTCTGTCTGTCGACTACGGCAAGAAGTCCAAGCTGGAGTTCTCGGTGTACCCGGCCCCCCAGGTGTCCACGGCTGTGGTGGAGCCCTACAACTCCATCCTGACCACCCACACCACCCTGGAGCACTCCGACTGCGCCTTCATGGTGGACAACGAAGCCATCTACGACATCTGCCGCAGGAACCTGGACATCGAGCGTCCTTCCTACACCAACCTGAACCGGCTGATCGGTCAGATCGTGTCCTCCATCACAGCTTCCCTGCGTTTCGACGGCGCCCTCAACGTGGATCTGACAGAGTTCCAGACCAACTTGGTTCCGTATCCCCGTATCCACTTCCCTCTGGCCACCTACGCTCCCGTCATCTCTGCTGAGAAGGCCTACCACGAGCAGCTGACCGTAGCTGAAATCACCAACGCCTGCTTTGAGCCGGCCAATCAGATGGTCAAGTGTGACCCTCGCCACGGTAAATACATGGCCTGCTGCCTCCTGTACCGCGGTGACGTGGTTCCCAAAGATGTCAACGCAGCCATCGCCACCATCAAGACCAAGCGCACCATCCAGTTTGTGGACTGGTGCCCCACTGGTTTCAAGGTGGGCATCAACTACCAGCCGCCCACCGTGGTTCCTggaggagacctggccaaggtccAGAGGGCCGTGTGCATGTTGAGCAACACCACCGCCATCGCCGAGGCCTGGGCCCGACTGGACCACAAGTTTGACCTGATGTACGCCAAGCGCGCCTTCGTCCACTGGTACGTAGGCGAGGGGATGGAGGAGGGAGAGTTCTCTGAGGCCAGAGAGGACATGGCCGCTCTGGAGAAGGACTACGAGGAGGTGGGAGTTGATTCAGCCGACGGGGAGGAAGAAGAGTACT AA